One Prosthecobacter dejongeii DNA window includes the following coding sequences:
- a CDS encoding VPGUxxT family thioredoxin-like (seleno)protein, type 2 — protein MSVILPSCAKALDGDFSNPVEIGLVQWGRDVDAGLLMSKTTGKPLFLLFQEVPGCSGCQKFGQEVLSDPAMVKAIENHFIPVFIANNQLGKDAATLKRFNEPAWNYQVVRFLDANGADLVPRKDGVWTAKPLAQRMIAALEKAGRKTPPELKSLAGIKAAMTERAAFAQYCFWTGEMKLGQIEGVVTTEAGFYDGHEVTLVEFDPGVLPFDELVKKATAVQCADRVYVSTEDQKILAKKAGHQQVSELQAGYRAAPDSDQKKQLQGTPFAKLELTLKQATKANAYARSQPAIAQKYLTPEQVKRLR, from the coding sequence ATGTCGGTTATCCTTCCCAGTTGTGCAAAAGCCCTGGATGGAGACTTTTCGAATCCTGTCGAAATAGGGCTGGTCCAGTGGGGGCGAGATGTGGATGCTGGTTTACTCATGTCGAAGACGACCGGAAAACCTTTGTTTCTGCTTTTTCAAGAGGTGCCAGGATGTTCTGGGTGCCAGAAGTTTGGCCAGGAGGTCTTGAGTGATCCGGCTATGGTCAAAGCCATCGAAAATCATTTCATTCCTGTCTTCATTGCGAATAATCAGCTGGGAAAAGATGCGGCGACGCTGAAGCGTTTTAATGAACCAGCATGGAACTATCAAGTGGTACGGTTTTTAGATGCGAACGGCGCAGACTTAGTTCCACGCAAAGACGGAGTCTGGACCGCCAAACCGCTGGCGCAGCGAATGATCGCGGCATTGGAGAAAGCAGGTCGAAAAACTCCACCCGAGCTTAAGTCGCTCGCGGGTATCAAAGCCGCCATGACTGAAAGAGCGGCTTTTGCTCAATATTGCTTTTGGACGGGAGAGATGAAATTGGGCCAGATCGAAGGTGTGGTCACCACGGAAGCAGGCTTTTATGATGGCCATGAGGTGACCCTTGTGGAATTCGATCCTGGTGTTCTCCCATTCGATGAATTGGTCAAAAAGGCGACGGCGGTTCAATGTGCTGACCGGGTTTATGTGAGTACGGAGGACCAGAAAATCCTGGCCAAAAAAGCGGGTCATCAGCAGGTGAGTGAACTGCAGGCTGGGTACAGAGCCGCCCCTGATTCTGACCAGAAAAAACAGCTTCAGGGCACCCCCTTCGCCAAGCTTGAACTTACGCTAAAGCAGGCGACCAAAGCCAACGCTTATGCACGTAGCCAACCGGCTATCGCGCAGAAATATCTGACGCCTGAACAGGTGAAAAGGCTGCGTTAG
- a CDS encoding class I SAM-dependent methyltransferase produces the protein MSTAAPNQKSLTGYYRWHAQIYDLTRWAFLFGRRSLIHRAAAHVVMPERILEIGCGTGKNLVELARAFPKAQIIGLDLSQDMLDRARPKLKEFGPRVGLLHQAYEAPIAEGPKFDLIVFSYSLSMINPGYDEVLRVCRADLSERGSIAVVDFHESRWSWFRRWMGVNHVRMEGQVLECLNQHFQPLTRQVHTGYGDLWRYLLYVGSPIKS, from the coding sequence ATGAGCACCGCTGCCCCTAACCAGAAGTCACTCACCGGCTACTACCGCTGGCATGCGCAGATCTACGACCTTACGCGGTGGGCCTTTCTCTTTGGTCGCCGGAGCTTGATTCACCGGGCAGCCGCCCATGTGGTCATGCCTGAGCGCATTTTAGAAATCGGCTGCGGCACAGGGAAAAACCTCGTCGAACTGGCCCGCGCTTTTCCAAAAGCCCAAATCATCGGCCTGGATCTTTCCCAAGATATGCTAGACCGCGCACGACCAAAGCTGAAAGAATTCGGCCCACGCGTCGGACTTTTGCATCAAGCTTATGAGGCCCCAATCGCTGAGGGTCCCAAGTTTGATCTCATCGTCTTCAGCTACTCCCTTTCGATGATCAATCCTGGGTATGACGAGGTCCTACGCGTCTGCCGGGCAGACCTCAGCGAGCGCGGCAGCATCGCCGTGGTTGATTTTCATGAGAGCCGCTGGAGCTGGTTCCGCCGCTGGATGGGAGTCAACCATGTGCGCATGGAAGGACAGGTTTTGGAGTGCCTAAATCAGCACTTCCAGCCGCTCACGCGCCAGGTCCATACTGGCTACGGTGATCTCTGGCGCTACCTGCTTTACGTGGGGAGCCCCATCAAGAGCTAA
- a CDS encoding DUF3419 family protein, protein MVARTSFHPLAQRAHDVIFNRVHGGNLVYNTCWEDPRLDRQMLELRPESRVVMITSAGCNALDYLLDSPAEIHAVDMNPRQNALLQLKIAMIHRGQFDDLFQLFGHGSHFQFKDLVASLHGDLHPFARRYWEAKHYYFQSTPLNPSFYYRGTAGQMAWIALQTFSRSRRVREYVEALLQSETPEEQRRLYEEIKPALWNGLVSWLVRQPMAMTMLGVPRAQIRLIETQFPGGLTGFIQSKMAHVLTEVPFQDNYFWRVYLTGRYTYDCCPNYLKKEHQPLLQSLSDRITTHSSTVANFLRENPAEYSHYVLLDHQDWLAAHKPLALAEEWQLILENSRPGTRILMRSASPVIDFIPDFALQRLRLNQPLADSLHQQDRVGTYGCTLLADVIA, encoded by the coding sequence ATGGTCGCACGCACCTCATTTCATCCCCTCGCGCAGAGGGCTCACGACGTTATTTTCAACCGGGTCCATGGTGGCAACCTCGTCTATAACACCTGCTGGGAAGATCCACGACTGGACCGCCAAATGCTGGAACTGCGGCCAGAAAGTCGCGTGGTCATGATCACCAGCGCAGGCTGCAATGCTCTAGACTATCTGTTAGACTCCCCGGCTGAGATCCACGCCGTGGACATGAACCCACGCCAAAATGCCCTTCTCCAACTCAAGATCGCCATGATCCACCGTGGCCAGTTTGACGATCTTTTTCAGCTCTTCGGGCACGGCTCGCATTTTCAGTTCAAAGACCTAGTGGCCTCCCTCCACGGAGATTTACACCCCTTCGCCAGACGCTACTGGGAGGCCAAACATTATTACTTCCAGAGCACGCCGCTGAACCCGTCCTTTTACTACCGTGGTACCGCTGGCCAGATGGCCTGGATCGCCCTTCAGACCTTTTCACGCAGCCGCCGTGTTCGTGAATATGTGGAGGCACTTCTACAATCGGAAACCCCCGAAGAACAACGCCGCCTCTATGAAGAGATCAAACCAGCACTTTGGAATGGCCTCGTTTCCTGGCTAGTGCGGCAACCCATGGCCATGACCATGCTAGGTGTTCCCAGGGCACAAATCCGCCTCATAGAGACCCAATTCCCGGGTGGATTGACGGGGTTTATTCAGTCTAAAATGGCCCATGTGCTCACCGAAGTGCCGTTCCAAGACAACTACTTTTGGCGGGTCTATCTCACCGGCCGCTATACCTATGACTGCTGCCCGAATTACCTGAAAAAAGAACACCAACCTTTGCTGCAATCTCTCAGTGACCGCATCACCACCCACAGCAGCACCGTGGCCAATTTCCTGCGCGAGAATCCCGCAGAGTACTCTCATTATGTTCTTTTAGATCATCAAGACTGGCTCGCTGCTCACAAGCCCCTAGCCCTGGCGGAAGAGTGGCAACTCATCTTGGAAAATAGCCGTCCTGGCACCCGCATCCTCATGCGTTCCGCCAGCCCCGTTATTGACTTCATCCCAGACTTCGCCCTCCAGCGCCTGCGTCTGAATCAACCCCTGGCAGATAGCCTGCACCAGCAAGACCGCGTAGGCACCTATGGCTGCACCCTTCTCGCAGATGTCATCGCATGA